A stretch of DNA from Oryza brachyantha chromosome 4, ObraRS2, whole genome shotgun sequence:
aaataacatgtatataaaagttttattgggAGTGAAAGATCTCTAATCTTTTTAGGCAATCATCAGCCCCTTAAATTCACAATAGTTTGTTGAACATTTTTTCCTTCAATGATTTTTAAGTGTTCTTTTTTACGGATTCGGTGGCGCAAAGAGGCGTAGTCGCATAGAGCGATTCGGTGGAGCGTAGTCTGCTTCCGTATTGCTAAACTTTTAActtgtaatagttaattccattgtttatataataaaagttattaaaaatgtttaatatttgatattaCGTTTTATTTAATGAAAGAACACACCAGGGCTGACTACGAACTTTGACAATGACGGGTTTGCATAAAAGTATTACGACACGGATGTGCAAAGAAGCCCCTCATTTGGGTTGTTACATCCATTTGGTACTGTTcctaatatttacaaacaagcCCCTCACTAGGTATACTAGCAAATTGTACTAACAACCTACGCGGACTCGGATTCGGTGACATTGTCCCGTAACATTATCAGTGATATTAAGTTACTAACGTGACATGTGTCAGTGACTCAATGACCGAAAATGTCTTGGGGCAAGGTCACCGAATTTGCGATAGGTGAGTTACATCTAATGGGCCCTTAATTTGGATTACACCATccagtaataaaaaaattgacaattcgagcattttctaaatttactATAATAATGAACCACGCCAAAAACTTGTCTCAACAATAAACCGTGACATCGGCGTCATTAAAGATTACGCTGAAATAAAACGTCTTAGTGTCTTATCCTTTAGCGTTGAGAAATTTATCCAGTGGtgtaaaaaaactttggtAGCTTTGACGCTAATCTTGTTTACACATTAAAAATTGATAACACTAGCAAGGCAATAATGAGATCTTAGGGCAAGCAGTATGAGGCTTATGCATTCAAGTGAACCATCAGGAttcgaaggaaaaaaaaaggatgcgTGAGATACTGTTTACCAAGAAAAAACacctaaataataataaaaacgaTGCATACATAATGCTCACCAAAAGAACAAAGATGTTTAGTACTGATCACCAAGGAGGTCATCGGAAAATATTTCGTAACTTAttaggttttataaatttattataacataaaattaactgtTAGAATTTTAGGGAATgattagaaaaacaaatgaaatatttacaaataaaaataatttataaataaagcttatgtatacgtgttcttagcgataattaaaaaatatacaaacctaaaatcaacgtCTAGTTTAATGTTGTTAATTTAAATGGGCTTATAAGCAGGATTAACCAAGCCGACAGAGAAGCCATCGTGATTATCATGATGCAAAACCACTTATAAGTACGAGAAGACGAGGGTGTAGAAGTTAGACCAAGTcctaaataacaaatatttttaacccaAGGTATTGCTAAGTTTTTGACACGAtttgttttttgaataaatattttaattttaggggATAAACTGCCAATTCCGGATTAACATGTGTGGTGGAAGACGGTTATTTTCAGAAAGACCCTGGAGAGTTACTTATTTCTGTTTTAGGTCCCCTTTGCGTTTCCTCACTCCCGCGCCCCCTTCTCTCCgacacgccgcggcggcggagctccggCGAGCATCCGCCGCGACGGGCCAGGGGGTTAGACGCGCTCTTACTCTTACTTATACTTGTAGTTTCTCCTGGCTAAGTCGGCTCTGACGAGGAAaccctccggcggcggcgctccgtaGGCAACGGTTCGGCGGCGGGGGGACATGCTCAATCTGGCCGCCAATCCGAGTGAGACGGGAGTCCAGCTGCTACGACGCTGGTATGTGCGGTGCTAGCGAGCGTTCAAGAGATCGGCGGCGGATGTGGTCGAAGGGAGAATCCGCTGTGCTTCCACTACGGCTGGCCATCCATCCCCTATTGAACTTGAAATTGAAAGCTATGGCTTGAAATCTGGCAGAGGTATGTTCTGCCGATCTCTCAATCTCGGAGAAATTCCAGTTGGTTTAGTCGAGTCAACATAGCACCATCCCAGTATTGCCAAGGATATGTGGTTGTGCTGATTTGCACAATTCATTCAGCTATTCATCAATTGAAATTTGGATGTGATCAATCAGACAAGAGAAATATTGGAAACCAAGTCATTGGGAACCCAAGCACCGTTttattataattgtttttgatcTGATTTACGAATATTACAATGGATATGGCTGTTGATAACATGGCATTATTATATCTTATGGGAGAGATAGATTTTGATCCTTTTTAATGTTACCAGAAGCTCATGCTGGTCACAATTGTTTTACAACTTATTAACTACTTCTTCCTTTGATGAATTTTCTTCAGAAATGATTTCAGAATCTCCCGTGCTGCACGGTCTTTCTGATCTTCGATTGAGGTGACCAGGTGGTTGTAGCATCGACGTTCAAACTCGGAGAAGATATCCTGGGCAGGACAGCACTCACAGTCAGCCAAATCAATAGCCCACACCAACATTACTTAGAGCATGCAATGATGCGATGCGAGTCGAGATAAAGAGAAAATATCACAGTCATACTTTCAAATCAAGCGCTGCGTATGTCCTCTTTACTTCAGAAACAGACCTTGAATCCTTCTTCCCATAGTTCTTCTGTGAATGTGTATGTGTGGTGTTATTTCTGTTCATCTCCACACTTTTCAGTTAGAACGAAATGGTAACTTACACTTACATGTAATACTTCTATTTGATTGCTGTTAGCATGACCCAGAGCCTCCACTATTAACCAGGAGCACTTATGATCTTCGATGTCAGTTCCCATCTTCAATATAGAATAATGTCAGCTGTTCTCTGTTTCTGAAAActattttgatatttgttgttaCCTTGCCTATGGTGTTGGGGTCAGCAAAACAGTCCAGGTAGTCATCCTGACAAGAGGTTCCTGAACTGTCAAACTAAAGGTAAAATTAACAtaaggttttatttttttaaaaagcatgCCACGTACCTGTATCTGAAAATATATGCCCATCTCAATAAGTATATCCTTTAGACCATTGAAGTGTTCAAGTTTTGCACCAGATAAGAGCAAAGCATTGGCCACCTATATAAAGCCGTAGAGGAAAATATGAACATACTGCGCGGACTGAATATACATGGCATGGATAATGGATTACCAAGCAATCTATTGTGTGACACAATTATCATCTGAAGAATGGAAGTTCTGTCTTTAAAAGATTCATGCAACAACTAAAAACAGGTATAATCAGAATTTAGAATAGCCAATGTCATTTGACCTGAACATATTTTcccctgcattttttttcaaaaacttgcAGCAAAAAAGGCCTCTATTATCTAATTCTTGTGATTTCGTGAACTTGCAGATCTTACAGTTCCACTGCCTATAATACTCAGATATATGACACTGAGAGAAGTGAAAAGGTAGGATTGCATGAGTTTTGGTCTTCCAGACTTACAGGAAGGTAAAAGGAGTAGTAGGCTGTCTTGTACTTAACAATGCGACGGTAGCTAcatgacaaaagaaaagatagttactccctcctttctaaaatataactacttTTAGAATAGTGcgaagtcaaacattttaaattttaactattaataacaaaaaagctatatttatcattaaacaaattatcataatatgcaactatttttatttaaaataacttatttttgtaaatattattGGTCAAAATAGTATCTCAAAGACTGGCAGGATCCAAAGGTGGTTACATTTTCGagtggagggagtacttaatAAGAGCAGCATCCCAATATTAACAtttaaaagagagagagaggtagaTGGATCATGGATCTCATACCCTTGGATGCTGTATTTTGCAAGATCATCTGCTCCAGTGTGCGTGCCAATAAGGTCAAGCATCTGCCCCAGAGAAGTCTGCAGAGCTATCTGAACAAAATATCCATTCTAAACAGTATCAAATGCCaccaaaaattatgaaatcaACTGATGTTTCAGTAGCAATTCAGATGTTTCCTGACCTCGTTCCATAGTTCCAGGAGATCAAGAAAGTAAGGCTTTTCTCTGAAATACTTTTTTATCAGTATCAGGATGTGACATTTTAGTAGAATTCCATCGTTTATACCCCTGAGGCCAACCTATAGCAGAATTATAAGTGGAAGAACTAAGTAGCATGCTTTATTAAAGCTTATAGAGAGAATTAGAGTATCATGTGAAGATGGTTGAAGAACCTCAGGTCGCCGGTACCAGCAAATCTGATCTCTCCTGGTATATGAATCGTCCATGATATCATCAAGTAGTAGTGCACATGCTTGGAACTACATGCAATTTTTTATACGGATGACGAGAATTGAAGCCACTTAGTATTGACATGAGCAGAAGAAAGTTGTTGAGACAAAAGGATGATGAGCAGATGGACTGAGTAGCATTACCCATTCTACACACCAACCAAGCACACAAGCAAGGAAAAAGTCATCTTCAGTAACCTCACTTCCTTGTTTTAACAGCAAGTAACTGTCTATCACTGACAGCCCTCGGTTCAACTTCCCTATAGATAAATAGATGATTATATTGAAACTTTTCTGTGACTTAGAAACTGTTCGAAGGTTTGCTCAAAACTAAAACTCAGGTATTCTTTTACTGAAAAAATCAGCTAGCTTCACTTGTACTCTGAATGTAAAGCATGcactttaatttttgactcttgtCCAATTTTCAGATCAGAGGCATTCAAACTAGCTGCACGAAAGAAGATGGCTCCTCACCTCCAGGTACGTTGTAGTCGATCATCTGTCCAAATGGAttcaaaagataaaaagattCAAACTATTAACGCTGAGACTATACAGAGATTAATACGTTCTCTGTTAAGTgagaaaagaaacatatacCTGAGCAAGCCAGCTCCTGGCTTCGTCGGTGAGGTCACACGagtcgtcgccgacgaggtCGTCCCTGAGCCGGCCGTACGCCAGCATGAACCTCTCGCGGGCGTCGGCGATGCCATGATCAGACTGCCACCGCTGCTCCTGCCTGGTGCATTTCACCGACGAGGCCTCGCCTCGCAACCTCAGCTTCTCCATGAGCTCGTGCTCGACGCCGGTGCTCCTGCCGTCGTCTCCATTATTGCTAAGAGGCCTCACCTGCATGGACATGGTtagttcttcttcctctttcccCTTGCGACTGCTTGCGAGGTAAGCAAGTCCCGTGGAGGGGCTGTATTTATAGAGGCCCGGTGCTGGATTAGTGGGTCTGGTCCTTGCTGATTGCACTGCACTACTATTCTGCACAAATGCAGAACGTGGCGAGAGAAGATCAAAGCTCAGTTTGCTGGCGCACGCGAGCGTTCAATTTTCTGCCGGCCGGGTGGTTCGGCGGTGGTTGCTAGCTCTAGCTGTTCGTATGACTTGTTACTGTGTTACTGATATGCGATGTGCATGTTTTTCAGCTATATCGGCTTTGTCATGGCGAAAAGAACAATGATCGAGCTGGAATGTTTGACACACTCAGCATCATATCATCATCACGTCGAACTAACGGTACACTGGGCGAGggcgatgcatgcatgcgacgATGCAGCCACCTTCAAGTTGCAGGCCTGCCTTGTCAGAGGTACATAAACTACTGTTGAAATGTTCTATAAACTACTGTTGATCTGTTCTATAAACTACTGTTGATATGTTCTAACTAATCAACCAATTGCTGGACAAAGTCGCATATATTTCCCAGCTATTGTTGCCTCTATCGCGCCTTCTCCTCCACTGATTCCAGGAGAAGATCGATCGAGAAATCGATCCGGCGTTTCCGGCCGATCGACCAGGCACCATCTCATGGCGTGCACCGGCGGCAACTCAAAAGTACTCAGATATGCAATTCTGGACGCCATTTGAGCCAACTTTCGCGTGCTTGGCTCGATCAAGGCCACTAACGTGACGCCTAACATGCTGGCACGCTGCGTCTCTTGATGCATGCGTGCCACAGCTAACTACAGCGCACGTACTGTTGCGGCAAGCTAAGGTTGCTGTTGCTGCAACAGTAGCTGCGTCTCTTAATGCATTAGCTTTGTCTGTGATAGTGTCTCGCGAGAAGACGTGCCTTGCTAGTTACTAATTcctccgtccaaaaaaaagACTTCATTTTTATCACACCTCATATATACCTGTAAAAAGCTACAAAGAccataatgtttttttacttttgaaaCCTCAATGCATATGTCGACtacttttttaaatcacaATGTATCTGTTTTCTATTTTACCTAACTTTAATGTAGTAATTgatcaaaaattaaatctttGTGGGATAAACAACATGATGTAATCTGTTGTTGGACTGTTCGGGAATGAATGCATGTGGGTTAGGCAGATCGTGCTATCCCCATTTCCGTTAGCATGGGCTAATTTGGATCGGTTGGCACGATTACGCTCctaataatatttgtgatcTAAATTGCTATCAATATCAATTCCATCTAATAATTTCTTCTcaatgcataaataaagatgcCAAACCATTTAACCTTTCTTGGGACATTAAAGATCTCAAATAGTTATTCAACGATTTCAACTTCGAAAGCTACTTTCAGTAGATTGGGGGCCCTGCAGATAAGATGTAAGGGAAGCTTCCAACAtagggaaatttaactatttgccacttttagTTTGGCAATTAGCCAAATGCCACTCTTACCATTGCACTTATTTTTTTGCCATGGaaagagaaattttttttaactttttgccacttttaggACTGTGCAGTGCACATGGACATGCCAACATGCAAGAACGCCCGAAATTACCACTCTGCCACAATTAGCTAAATTATAAGATTGAAAGAGAAGTAATATccaatgattaattaatattaataattaatattcataatattaattaatattatttaatattatgtaagtgtaaaacataagaaaaacgtACGAATgatcgtttgattggaccacaggaattTAAAAGAGATAAAAACCTCAAAGGATTTTTCCTATAAGGTTCTGccttttgttaaattttctccaaaacttgtatgagAAGAGACgttctataggaatttcataggattttattcctttgattcaaatggCTTTATAGAAAAGattcctatagaaatgaaatccttaaaaattcatatgaattttctttttgtttgaatCAAGGGGGGCCTCAAAGTGTAGCTACCATCCAAAGCGATCTCACATGGTCTCGTTGCGTCcagccacctccacctccgtcCACTACCCAAGGCGCGCCCCCGGACAAAACCACAAGATTCACGGACATGACGCACAGAAACACGCCCGTCTCCTCCCCCTGCCTACTACGATCCCCCTACGctgctgtgtgtgtgtgcagtaAGCAACACTCCAGCATCGTCTTCGGCTGTGACCAACTTGATGCAGCTGCAGTGCACTTGTAATGTGCAAGCATTGTTTCCTCCGTAAGTTGCGATGAGGTTGAGAACATCCTTGGAATGGTGACAGCAATTAGCCATTACCGGGGACGGGTTTCATTAGAGCAACATGTTCAGATGAACCAATATTAGACACCAGTTTATCTGAAAGAGCAACCAACATTTCAGAAGCTTAGCTCCATGAATCTCttgcttttctttgtttgcGAACTGAACCTCAGAAAATGGCTACGGGAGTACTCCACAGCAGTTCACACTAGCTAACAAGCTAGTGCATACAAAGATCTATAGTTCTATACTAAATACGTCTTCGATCCATATCTTGGGTGCAGAAAACAAATCCACGATctgactgtttttttttcgagTGCGCAAAAAATTTACACGTCAATATATTAGAAGGAAAGAGTTTTGGTACATGACGCCTAGATCTAAGTGTATTCAAAAGACCAACATACCACCCAAGTGGTGCAGGGAGTTGTTTTCTCGGGGGAATTCAGAAATGGGGTGGATGGATCAGTGGGGTGATGTACTCAAACATTGGAGAATGGAGAAGCAAAAAGTTACTGCTaattaagagcaggtacaatatcaagctataagccagctataaacatattttaaagagataagagaagagagggaagAGTAgtaggctactaatttatagctagctgtagcacgggctccaagacgcaatgtgtatatgatatgtgggatcatatactaatactttgtaggtaactattgtataaattgactattagattgactatagattaattagagctagtagttggctatactattgaacttgctctaacacTATGTTATTGACAATGGAAGCAACTTGACAGTGTAGATTAATGCCATCTAAGACCTTCTCTGGACTCCCTGCACAGTGCACACTCTCTTACTCTGCATTAGGGCATGTTGTTTTCTAGCGCCTTGAACGGGCGCATCTGCAGTCTGCTGCTCCCCTGGATCTATCGTGAGGAAAAGCAAAAACATATGCTGCCTTGTTTATCTCACCAGGCAGAATACGAGGGATTCGGCTCGCCTCTTGCAGCAGCTAGCTCAGCTGGTATCCATGTCTTGGGTTAGAATACTGTTCCGATCCATGTTCTCTCTCTCGGTAACGTTTCCTGACATTGCCAAATTATTTAAGCTCTGCTCGATCCACAGAACTGTTTGAGTCACTGGTCTTTTGCACTGGTATATTACGGGTTTATGTACAAAAACTATATGCACATACCATTGTACGAAAAACGTTCACCAAAATACTGTtttctttacaaaaaaaaacttctccATACTATAGGAGGAACATTGTATTGCATATTATTAATGTTACATTGCAACacattatatagtttttattttgcccatatgcatgcatgagaggATCCTCTCTCAGGTCCAGATGTCACTTTCTTTTttgtccatttttttttgtaaaaagtatCAGGGTATGCATGATATGTAACATTCTGGAGAGGTTCTACTTCTTCCTCCTGTAAATCTTCTTCAGAAACGACTTCAAAATATCCCGAATCGCACGATCCTGCTCGGCATCTATGGTCGAAACCAGGTGCTTGTAAACTCTTGACTCGTACTCCAAAAATATGTCCTATGTAACAAAGGATTAAAGTTTTACAATTAGATGTTCCGTTTCCAGTGGTAGGAAaactcctttttttcccccctTGAGTTATGTACAGTAAAGCAGTAAGCATCAGGATAGCTAATATATAAACAGATTAATCTTTTCAAAAAGATCATAGCATTGCATATGTTGCTACTTACTACTATAACTACGCTTTTGGTACGTTTGAAGCAAGTAATTCTGAGTGAAAAACACAGCGTCAttttttctgcttatgcttataggccaaatttgtattttaaatttaaatttctagttaattttgaggttttcttatcatattttatttttcagcttttgcttttgcttttagatcgctagcaacatgtatataaatgttttatccataaattatttttaatcgtcCATAAACcgtttcacttatgcttaataATGTCAAAAGATGAGGCTGAAAGAGTTGCACTACCTGAAGATCAAGCTCCCTGTATACGTTCTTCACTTCCGCAACACATTTTGGGTCAGATTTACCATAGTTCTCCTAAGAAATCAACGAAAGTCTGGCTCAGCTGCTGCTTTCTCTGAAGAGATCGTagcataaaaggaaaaaaatgggcTGATTTTCTTACGTATAGTATTTTCATCTCACTCTCATTAGCGAGTTCCATAGCTTGAACAATTAGCCAGGAGCATTTGTAATCTTCAATGTCTGTTCCAACCTGTACCACACTGGGTTCAGTAAAGCAGATCATTTTACCTGCAGAAACAAAATGGCAAGGGCAATTTGTTCTGTACCTTGCCAATCACTTCAGGGTCGCCAAAGCAATCCAAGTAGTCATCCTGACAAGTGCATTTCAGTCAGAATAAGTCATGGAGTTGAGGCCAATACAACCATTTTTATACCACTGGAAATATACGAACCTGTATCTGAAAGTACACACCCATTTCGATGAGTACATTTTTCAGCTCAACGTAGTCGCTCAGTCTCACACCATTCAAGAGTAATGCACAGGCAACCTGTATGAAAAGGGAGCAAAATTTAGAACCAAAACAAACAGTTTGTCTTTCTGAATTCTGTACTACAGCATTGTTAGCATATATTCCGTTcgtaccaaaataaattaatcttttactttttacctacaatgtttgactcttcgtcttatttgaaaaaaattatgattaatatttttgtttttattatatgataaatcatgaatagtactttaagtgtgactaatttttttaaaaatttcttgaaaatttttcaaataaggcGGATGGTCGAACGCTAGATacgaaaaccaaaaaaatagtttttttgtgGGAGAGAAGGAGTAGTTTTTAACGATTTGACTGTTTAGTTTTGAATCTTAGACTGACCGGCAGATAGAAAGAATAGTATGACGTCTTGTACTTGACAATGCGACGGTACCTGGCAGAATCAATTGGATGGTTAAACATgagaaatcacaaaaaaaaattaacttgagtAGTGTTGTTAAATGATGCACATATCCATGCATACCCTTGAATTCTATATCTTGCAAGATCTTTGGCGCCAGTATGAGTGGTGATGAGATCCAACATCTGCCCCATTGCAGTCTGCAAGCCTATCTGTCCCACACaaacaaaaaccaaatttGAGTCAAATGTGCCAATCAAAGATCAAATTTGTAATAACAAGTCCAGTGACCTCGTTCCATAGCTCCATGAGGTCCAGGAAGTAGAACTTCTCCTTGAAGTATCTCTTGATGATTGCCTGGACATGGCACTTGAGCAGCACGCCATCGTTTATAGCAGACAAACCAACCTGACAACATTGCCAAATCATCTGAACATCTTCAGTCATCTGCCATTCCCAGGATAAAAAGATTCAGAGATTCTACCACGAAGAACAGCAAGCGACAACGCACCGTTGGTAGCTTGTACCAGCAGAGGTTGTCTCGCCTCGTGTAGGCGTTGTCCGTGATGTCATCGAGCACGAGGGCTGACGCTTGCAGCTGCAGAATTCAGACACCAAACTGATCAGCTCTCAATGCATCAGATAATTGCTTCGTCGCAGATTCAGATTGGCCGCCGGCGATGTCGGTGCTACTCGCGTACCCATTCGACGCACCAGCCGAGCACGCAGGCGAGGTAGAAATCTTCGTCGTCAACCTCCGTTCCTTGTCTCAGCAGCATGTAGCTGTCGACCACGGAGAGCCCTCGGTTCAGTTTCCCTTCAGAGAGAGGACAAACGTAAGGAGACATGTAAGCATGCAGGAGCCCTATGCATaataatatactccctccgtcttatttacctataatgtttgacttttcgtcttattaaaaaaattttacgattaatatttttatttttattagatgataaattataaata
This window harbors:
- the LOC102717148 gene encoding farnesyl pyrophosphate synthase-like isoform X2, translated to MSMQVRPLSNNGDDGRSTGVEHELMEKLRLRGEASSVKCTRQEQRWQSDHGIADARERFMLAYGRLRDDLVGDDSCDLTDEARSWLAQMIDYNVPGGKLNRGLSVIDSYLLLKQGSEVTEDDFFLACVLGWCVEWFQACALLLDDIMDDSYTRRDQICWYRRPEVGLRGINDGILLKCHILILIKKYFREKPYFLDLLELWNEIALQTSLGQMLDLIGTHTGADDLAKYSIQGYRRIVKYKTAYYSFYLPVANALLLSGAKLEHFNGLKDILIEMGIYFQIQDDYLDCFADPNTIGKMGTDIEDHKCSWLIVEALGHANSNQIEVLHKNYGKKDSRSVSEVKRTYAALDLKDIFSEFERRCYNHLVTSIEDQKDRAAREILKSFLKKIHQRKK
- the LOC102717148 gene encoding farnesyl pyrophosphate synthase-like isoform X1, with protein sequence MSMQVRPLSNNGDDGRSTGVEHELMEKLRLRGEASSVKCTRQEQRWQSDHGIADARERFMLAYGRLRDDLVGDDSCDLTDEARSWLAQMIDYNVPGGKLNRGLSVIDSYLLLKQGSEVTEDDFFLACVLGWCVEWFQACALLLDDIMDDSYTRRDQICWYRRPEVGLRGINDGILLKCHILILIKKYFREKPYFLDLLELWNEIALQTSLGQMLDLIGTHTGADDLAKYSIQGYRRIVKYKTAYYSFYLPVANALLLSGAKLEHFNGLKDILIEMGIYFQIQDDYLDCFADPNTIGKMGTDIEDHKCSWLIVEALGHANSNQIEVLHVSKNYGKKDSRSVSEVKRTYAALDLKDIFSEFERRCYNHLVTSIEDQKDRAAREILKSFLKKIHQRKK
- the LOC102717426 gene encoding farnesyl pyrophosphate synthase-like — its product is MGALAATIASRLPSGVSAALAAVAASPGEVARRAAGLEEELRELVGLRGRGGGAEQGQGGDGDGKMTRERFVRAYERLKSELLNDRAFNFDFTPETRQWVAKMMDYNVPGGKLNRGLSVVDSYMLLRQGTEVDDEDFYLACVLGWCVEWLQASALVLDDITDNAYTRRDNLCWYKLPTVGLSAINDGVLLKCHVQAIIKRYFKEKFYFLDLMELWNEIGLQTAMGQMLDLITTHTGAKDLARYRIQGYRRIVKYKTSYYSFYLPVACALLLNGVRLSDYVELKNVLIEMGVYFQIQDDYLDCFGDPEVIGKVGTDIEDYKCSWLIVQAMELANESEMKILYENYGKSDPKCVAEVKNVYRELDLQDIFLEYESRVYKHLVSTIDAEQDRAIRDILKSFLKKIYRRKK